In a single window of the Elaeis guineensis isolate ETL-2024a chromosome 6, EG11, whole genome shotgun sequence genome:
- the LOC105047274 gene encoding GDSL esterase/lipase At4g10955, producing MPKGPLEANGGGEGEGKRSEVPEVVAGHPYDFHVSGPRNLSSPNWRDLIRSSWRDPNYRRTVIACFVQAVYLLELDRQEKRTEEDGLALKWWKPFNYKLTKTLVDERDGSIYGAVLEWDRSAALSHFIFLRPTGAPKAVLALRGTLLKSPTIRRDIEDDLRFLAWESLKGSVRFHGALEALKTVADRFGSKNVCIGGHSLGAGFALQVGKALAKQGVFVECHLFNPPSVSLAMGVRIISEKAGFLWKKIKARLPSKPEVLPENEEDKDSGNEEKKLHAEIKKWVPNLYVNNSDYICYYYIDSTGTAVATSGSTKETNTNGGNGDIAAKLFVMSKGPKKFLEAHGLEQWWADDMELQQALQHSNLINQQLRSLYAMPPTLPPGKA from the exons ATGCCGAAGGGTCCTCTGGAAGCGaatggaggaggagaaggagaagggaagaGGAGTGAGGTTCCGGAGGTGGTGGCGGGCCATCCTTACGATTTCCATGTGTCGGGCCCTCGCAATCTCTCCTCTCCCAACTGGAGAGATCTCATCCGCTCCAGCTG GAGGGATCCAAATTACAGGAGGACTGTGATAGCATGTTTTGTACAGGCAGTCTATTTGCTAGAGCTAGACAGACAAGAAAAAAGAACCGAAGAAGATGGTCTTGCTCTAAAATGGTGGAAGCCCTTCAATTACAAGCTGACAAAGACCTTGGTGGATGAGAGGGATGGCTCTATTTATGGTGCTGTTCTAGAGTGGGACCGCTCTGCTGCTCTATCTCATTTCATATTTCTGCGACCAACTGGGGCACCAAAGGCTGTCCTTGCACTTAGGGGAACACTACTGAAGAGCCCAACCATTAGGAGAGATATAGAGGATGATCTCCGCTTCTTGGCCTGGGAAAGTTTGAAAGGTTCAGTTAGGTTTCATGGGGCTTTGGAAGCACTGAAAACAGTGGCTGACAGGTTTGGCAGCAAGAATGTGTGCATCGGTGGCCATTCCTTGGGAGCTGGTTTTGCTCTCCAAGTGGGCAAAGCACTGGCCAAGCAAGGGGTGTTTGTGGAGTGCCATTTGTTTAATCCACCTTCTGTTTCACTGGCCATGGGTGTGAGAATCATCAGCGAGAAGGCTGGCTTTCTCTGGAAGAAAATTAAGGCGAGGTTGCCTTCGAAGCCTGAAGTTTTGCCTGAGAATGAGGAGGACAAGGATTCtggaaatgaagaaaagaaattaCATGCAGAGATAAAGAAATGGGTACCGAATTTGTATGTAAATAATAGTGATTACATTTGTTACTATTACATTGATTCTACTGGCACTGCTGTTGCTACCAGTGGTAGTACAAAAGAGACAAATACAAATGGTGGGAATGGAGATATAGCAGCAAAGCTTTTTGTGATGTCCAAGGGGCCAAAGAAGTTTCTTGAAGCTCATGGGTTGGAGCAATGGTGGGCTGATGATATGGAGCTCCAACAAGCCCTCCAACACAGCAACCTCATAAACCAGCAGCTAAGGTCTTTATATGCAATGCCACCAACCCTACCTCCTGGGAAGGCATAG
- the LOC140858472 gene encoding high mobility group B protein 14-like has product MKTRAKQAKPGEKPTKPKAPAKKPTKPKAKKRAAKDDARKPKKPPTAFFYYLEDFRKTFQQENPDVKSMRDIGKACGEKWKTMSFEEKVQYYDIATEKRAEFEKAMAEYMKKKESGEFSEESDDEDE; this is encoded by the exons ATGAAGACGAGAGCGAAGCAAGCCAAACCCGGCGAGAAGCCGACAAAGCCCAAAGCGCCCGCCAAGAAGCCGACGAAGCCCAAGGCAAAGAAGAGAGCCGCCAAGGACGACGCCCGCAAGCCCAAGAAGCCCCCTACTGCTTTCTTCTACTACTT GGAAGATTTTCGGAAGACCTTCCAACAAGAAAATCCAGATGTCAAATCAATGCGCGAT ATAGGAAAGGCATGCGGGGAGAAGTGGAAAACAATGTCATTTGAG GAAAAGGTGCAATACTATGATATAGCTACTGAAAAACGAGCGGAGTTCGAGAAGGCCATGGCAGAATACATGAAGAAAAAG GAAAGTGGTGAGTTCTCTGAGGAGTCTGATGATGAGGATGAATGA